The following are encoded together in the Lagopus muta isolate bLagMut1 chromosome Z, bLagMut1 primary, whole genome shotgun sequence genome:
- the CER1 gene encoding cerberus, with translation MSLLHLQLLVLLCLGATEPQSDSQQRKRRPLQRLFYLDRNLLESQSFHELVGENPVGVKETQEEPSFFIAFPQTAGDSQKQGEKKMSRFILPNAELYAHQDLRTWAAPREISPVENFSPSYYSSKREVEPPYRKDAKKFWDHFMLKKNSASEEVVLPIKTNEMHQETCRTLPFSQRIAHENCEKVIIQNNLCFGKCSSFHVPGPEDHLYTFCSKCLPTKFSMKHLDLNCTSSVPVVKKVMIVEECNCETQKIEDPLPGSLQSDFLGNVPEHN, from the exons ATGTCACTGCTTCACCTTCAGCTGCTAGTGCTCCTGTGTCTTGGAGCCACAGAGCCACAGTCAGAttcacagcagaggaaaagaaggcCACTTCAGCGCCTTTTCTATTTGGACAGAAATCTACTTGAAAGCCAGAGTTTTCATGAGTTGGTGGGGGAAAACCCAGTAGGTGTAAAGGAAACCCAGGAAGAGCCAAGCTTTTTTATAGCATTTCCACAGACAGCGGGAGACAGTCAAAagcaaggggagaaaaaaatgtccaGATTCATCCTTCCTAATGCAGAACTCTATGCACACCAAGATCTGAGAACCTGGGCAGCACCCAGAGAGATCTCTCCTGTGGAAAACTTCTCTCCATCCTACTACTCCAGTAAGAGGGAGGTTGAACCTCCCTATAGGAAAGATGCCAAAAAATTCTGGGACCATTTCATGTTAAAGAAGAATTCAGCTTCTGAAGAGGTTGTTCTGCCAATCAAGACCAATGAAATGCACCAAGAAACCTGCAGAACCCTGCCTTTTTCACAG cGTATTGCTCATGAGAACTGTGAGAAGGTGATCATCCAGAATAATCTATGTTTTGGCAAGTGTAGTTCCTTTCATGTACCTGGTCCAGAGGATCACCTTTACACCTTTTGTTCTAAATGCCTGCCCACCAAGTTTTCCATGAAGCACTTGGATCTCAACTGTACCAGTTCTGTCCCAGTGGTTAAAAAAGTCATGATTGTGGAAGAGTGTAACTGTGAGACTCAGAAGATAGAAGATCCTCTGCCTGGATCTCTACAGTCAGATTTTCTTGGAAATGTACCTGAGCACAATTAA